ATCCGAAGGTATCAACGAATTACTGAACACCACCGCTGAACGGAGCGGGCAATCGCGCCTTTATGCTTTCGATGCGAGTGTGAACGGTACTCTGTTCGATATCCCCTCGGGTCCCGTAAAAGCAGCCTTCGGAGGGGAATTCCGGCGCGAGACGCTCAACGATACGCCATCGGGCACTGCTGTTGCCACGGCAAACAATCCCGAGCCAATTCTGGGCTTTTCTTCTACAAGTGCAAACGCCAAGCGTAACAGCTGGGCACTTTACGGTGAGATGTATATCCCGCTGGCGGATACGCTGGATGTACAATTGGCTGGCCGTTTCGACCATTTCCAAGGCTTCGGTGGTGATTTTAATCCAAAGATCGCAGCACGCTGGCAGGCCGCTGACTGGCTCGCACTGCGCGGCAATTATGCCACGTCTTTCCGTGCACCGTCGCTGGCGCAAAGCGGCGCCGGTGTTCTGCTGTCATCCTACCGAGTGGATTGTGAGGCGACACCAGGGGCCTGCGGCGGAGATCCTACAGAGGACGGCGAATCGCTCCTTTCCGAAGATGTCGGAAATCCGGCTTTGGGGGCTGAAAATGCACGGAGTTTTGGGGGCGGAATTTTGTTGACGCCGACTTCGGATATCGAGTTTCGAGTTGATTACTGGAATATTCGCCATGAAGATCTGGTCGGAATCGATGAAGACGACTTTATCCGGCGCGCTTTGGCGGGAGAGTTTCTGGTTGCGGATTCAGGGGGGCTGCCGACCGGCACTCCCGGGCTTGAGGTAACCAATGGTTTTGTCACCGATGCACATTTCCAGATTACCAATCTGGGATTCCAGAAAACCGATGGGATCGACATGTCCTACACCCATTATTTTCCTGAAGGGAATTTGGGCCGGTTCACATTGCTGTTCGATGCAACGAAGTATTTCAACTTTGACCGGCAGGCCTCTCCGGCAAGCCCGTTGGAACAGCTGGCGGGCGACTATCTCTATCCAGAATTCATCGCCTCCAGCAGAATACGCTGGCGGAAGGATGATTGGCGCGCCTCGTTAAGCGGTCGCTATACCAGTGGATACCGTGATGATCCGTCCAATCGCACGCTCACAGCCCTTGGGTTGCCAGTGGACGAAGAATATCGCGTAGACAGCTATGTCACTTTCGATCTCAGCCTCAGCTACGATTTTGCAGAAGACAGCTTCATCCAGCTGACCGTTCGGAACTTGTTGGATCAAGACCCGCCTCGCGTCTTGGGGTCAGGATCAAACGTCGATTTATTCAACCACGATCTGATCGGACGCTATGCAACGATCAGAGTCACAAAGAGGTTTTGAATAAATAAGCGCAGAGCTAGGCCGTGGTAGGGTGCAAAGTCTGACCACGGCCGTTTTGCAGGAGAGGTACAAATGCCGGATAGCGAAAATCCCGACTGGACCGGCAAGCAGCCTTGGCGAGTACCCGACACTTTGTTGATTCTACTATCGCTGGCGCTGCTCGCATGGCTGGCAACTTTTGTTTTTATTCCAGGCAAGTTTGAACTGGCGGGCGATCCGGCACGCATTGTCGGCGGCAGTTTTGCATCAGCGCCAGGACCAATGCCTGCACCCGTGTTCGGGGACGCAGAGCGCACCGGCTTGCTCGATTTCCTGTTCGCAGGACTGGTAACAGGTGACCGATATTCAGCGACGATTGGGTTGCTGGCGTTCATTCTGATCCTGGGCGGCGTCTTCGGAATGATCATGAAAACCCGCGCTATCGACGCAGCTCTGATCGCATCGCTACCTGATGGTAAGGCCAGCAATGAATGGCTGGTCGTATCGCTATTTATCGCCTTCTCTCTCGGCGGGGCTGTGTTCGGCATGAGCGAAGAAGCTATCGCGCTTACATTGGTACTTGCGCCCGCGCTTTCTCGTGCAGGATATGATGCGATTACGTCTCTCGTGGTCTGCTACGGTGCGACGCAAATTGGCTTTGCAACCAGCTGGATGAATCCGTTCAGCGTGATTGTGGCGCAAAGTATTGCCGGTTTGCCGCCTATGTCAGGAATGGGATTGCGGATAGCAATCTGGGCGCTTTTCACGTTGGCAGGCGCGGTATTCTTATGGAGATACGCGCGAACTACACGGCTGGGGAACGTTAGGAACAGCGCAGCCTCTCACATTGTTACGAATT
This genomic window from Pontixanthobacter aestiaquae contains:
- the yfcC gene encoding putative basic amino acid antiporter YfcC, which codes for MPDSENPDWTGKQPWRVPDTLLILLSLALLAWLATFVFIPGKFELAGDPARIVGGSFASAPGPMPAPVFGDAERTGLLDFLFAGLVTGDRYSATIGLLAFILILGGVFGMIMKTRAIDAALIASLPDGKASNEWLVVSLFIAFSLGGAVFGMSEEAIALTLVLAPALSRAGYDAITSLVVCYGATQIGFATSWMNPFSVIVAQSIAGLPPMSGMGLRIAIWALFTLAGAVFLWRYARTTRLGNVRNSAASHIVTNSSETVVSFSAAHAAILAVVSAGIGWVAWGVATQGYYLAEIAAQFFAVGLIVAFMAWLAKLPGCNLNALAKAFQDGAAQLLPAALVVAAAKGIVLLLGGDDPAGYSLLNTLLDSAAAITAAAPQWLTAWTMFIAQGVTNLFIVSGSGQASVTMPLMAPLADLSGVERQVAVLAFQLGDGLMNLVVPTSAALMGCLAAARVDYVDWLRFAWKPMLVLMAMASAIMLAAQIGGYS